CTGTAAAATGTAGAGTTTTTAATGCTgatgttttaatttttcaggTAAAGGACCATTTCCTGGGATTTTGGATACAAATGTGTTTAGAGGTGCTCCTTTTGAGTTGAGGGCGGctctgctggcaaaaagaggCTTTGCCGTTTTTGCTTTGGCTTTCCAAGGTTACCAAGATTTACCCAAAAAAGCTGACAGATTTCACCTCGAGTACTTTGAAGAAGGTATAGATTTCCTGCGACAACAGCCAGAGGTTAGTGTGTATAGCCATTCATGTGCATTCATTACTGTTCTTATAATCTCTAAATAAAATGAAGCTAATTACAATAGGAAATTTGTAAGAACAACAGATTCACTTccaacaccttttttttttttaattcaaaggtCAAAGATCAAAAAATTGGTCTAGTGTCCATATCAAAGAGTGGAGATCTCGCTTTGTCAATGGCAACATTCCTGCCTGGTATATCGGCCACTATTTGGATCAATGGATGCAATGCCAATACTATGGTCCCGCTCTACTACAAAGACATCTGTGTTCCACCCCTCATGTTCGACGTTAAGAGATCAAAAATGACACCGTCAGGCCTTGTGGATATTGGGGATGTCATGAATGATCCAATGTCCAAAGAAGGCCTTCCTAGCGTCATTCCCATTGAGCGTGCTTCTGGTAACTTTATGTTTATAATGTCAGAAGCTGACAGGAATTGGCCAAGTGCCTATTATGCAAAACTTGCATGTGACAGACTCGAAGCACACAGGAAACATAACTATGAGCTGGTGAGGTATGAAAAAGCGGGTCACTTTATTGAGGTGCCTTATATGCCCTTTTGTCTCGCTAATTATCATGGTGTAGCTAACCAGGTGGTTTTGTTTGGTGGGGAACCTAAGGCTCATTCAGAAGCACAGTTGGATGCATGGCCGAGGATGGTGAATTTTCTCAAAAATCACTTAGCGGCTGCTGAGCACAACTGCAGATCTATGCTGTAAGAAAAAGGGCATGTGCAGTACATAATATAGTCATGACATCCAGTTATAATGTTGACTTGCATTTCTAATGTAGTTAtcaagtattaaaaaaatatcaaactaGTGATAATAGTTGATTTGCTTCTAAATCTACTGatgtttatatcattcatacaaAGTATGGAGAAACTGTTTGTAATCAAACTTTAGTATTTGTGTTTCACTGTtcaaattgttttaaattgtgaaatatcacaatttaaaataacagttttctattttaatagattttaaaatgtaatttattcctgtggtgaaatcatcctaatatgctgattttgtgctcgagaaacatttctgatgttGAATAGAGGAGAATCATGATGAGAaatgttatcaatgttgaatgAAAACCGTTATGCTGCTAGAGATATTTTTGGAAACAACAACCTATTTTTGAagagcagatttttttttaatttaagtattttgtaataatgtaaaattctttactgtcactatgaatttaaagcatccttgctgaataaaaaaaaatttaatgtaCTCTCACTTCTGTGTCACATTTTTGCATTATAacaacacttattttaaatcatattaCACACTTTACTGCTGCTGTTTATCTGCATTCTCTCTGTCAGTATCTCTACACTAGTTTTATTGTACAGCCTCTGGTGCTTTCATTTCACAGAGGGCATTGGTTACAAGCAAGTTACTGTATTCACCTTACACATACTGGAGCTTCCAATAAAGTACAATTAGATATCTTGAGATGAtgtctgttttttatttgtaacttttgGTTGATGTCTAATGCTGATTCTAAGAGGTGACCTCCTATCTCTGTCTGATTTgcattattttgatttaaatctAAAGTGTTGGTGAATGGAATACTGATCAGCATCCACAAATGGTTATTAGGAATCCAATAATCCAAAATAATCTTTCTGTGCCACAACAACACTAAACATTACAGTATATTTATACTAtatgatttaaagggatagttcactcctaaatgaaaaatctgtcatttactcTTAACCCACAAGATGAATTTGAAGAACGTCTTGACTGTTTTTTGTCCTTACAATGAAAATCAAAGGAGTTTACAAAACATCTTTTTATATTGCagagaagaaacaaagtcatgcaggtttagaacaacatgacgGTGAGTTCATTGTACTTTTTAGGTGAACTGTCAAGTTTATTGCAGTATAATTGCCATGATTACACATACGCCAATACACGAAAGCCAAACTCAATGGATGAATGATTTCAGATTTATCaacattaatataaaaaaaaaaatgaaatttgatgAGATCTGATGCAAATCTCCAGTGGTACTTATTGCAAATCATTTAGAGAGCACTATGATAAGGAAACACTCTAGTGGGCCTTGTCGTTTAACCCGGACTACTTCAGAGGAAGCTCAAGAGTTCTCACATGCTGATTAACTGGAAAAGgttcattttgtatttatagAGGAGCTGCACTATAACATGACATTCCCATGAATTGATGATTGTGTTCTTGTGTGGGgatacaatattaatattaaaatatttattggaAAATTAATATTGTCCAAAGTTGAATAAAAGAATGGTAATAACATGGAAAATCCTTTTATGTTGAATACATTTTCCAGCCTATTCCGCAGATAAGAACACCAAGAATTACTGATGTGGATGGCGGTATGAGCTCTACAACAAAGAAAATCTATATTATGGTAATGAATACAATAGATGAGGGTCGGTTGCTAGCTAATATGTTCTTGTTTTCTATAGGGCCTGTAGCATGTGAGCTACAGAGGTCTTTTGCtctattaattaacattttatataatgaTTTACTTGtcttaaaatagtcaatgtacGGATTTATTAGCATGAGTAAAGTCCTTTATGTCAAAACGGCGGTAGATGCTATCTAGTGCTGAGAATAATATAGCAGATGCAGTATCCATAAATAACAATCACTTACGggaaataaattacaaatgacCGTTGTGAAGAAAAGGCCAACTAAACTAGCctacaaaaatatttgttacaTTCTATCATAGATGATAACCTATATAGTATAAAGAACACTTTGATTTGATTTGGAATGATTTAAAATAGCGTATGGCCTTTTGCTGCTAAATCACAATGCTGGAGCTGCATGTTCATCACCTATTAGATGTAGAATTCACAAATATTTAAGAGGTGTTTGAAATATTCAAAACCActgctagaaaaaaaaaagacaagactgGAATTTTTACTCAAAACCTTGTAGTTATACTGAGATAGGCTATAACCCTTGTGACAACTAGCTATTGTCTCATTTCATGCAGGCTTTAGAGATTCCTCATGGGCTGTCTAAAATTTCCCCTGACCACAAGGAACACTGACCTTCCTAttatagaaacaaacaaactaaagcAACACGTAGACAAATTCAATGCAGTGTGCGTATAGGATACCTCAGCTGTTTTTGAGGTTTGCAAACTCAGTAGACACTGCAAAGAATAGGCTATGGAtttagtaggctatatgttgGTGTTTTGCTCACTGGATAAATTATTTAGGCTATTATTCACAATAAGCAAAACTCTTAAAACACCGTATCTGTTCTGAGGATTCTGTTTATACATTTGTTCGCGTGCAGTCAGTGCATGTCTGCAGTAATATCGCCAAATACAGGCTCAATACCTCTCTCAAATTCTCACGCGCCTCCAGAAGACGCCGTAACGGACGGATGCGGTGACGTTTTATTGTAAGCGCCCACCTTTCATTTGAAGAAATAAAGCGCAATTGTCACTCTCAATGAAGCATGTTCGCTAAAAACCGAGTAGTCAGATCACACACTGACACGTTATTTAGCGTGATATGCGtttactaagtatttttttgaTAGGCTACTTGGATTTGGCTATGATCATTCATAACGATCTCATACGGGTATGTTGGTAATTTCTCTATCGTATTGTCTATGGCTTATCATATAGGCTACACTGTTTGGACATCATTATTTGCATACAATTAAGCTACATATTGCATATAACTCGTATTATTGTATACCATGTTCGTCTATTTACACGGCTAGTGAAATGAAGTTGAGTGATGTGGCACGAGACAAGCGCGTAAATGTCGCCTTCACTACCGTATCGCTCCATCATTCATTGTAATCTTATTGTGATCTGTGCTGTGAAAACAAAATCATGCCTTTTTATATCTGAAATATGCCTTTCAATATCGTGATTCTGAAAAGACAGTTGTTTAGCGATAATATCAATACGTAATGCGAATTTAACCAAATCTGCAATATGCTGTCCTGTCTGGGACATATTATGCTCGGTAAATGTATTTCCAAAATGTTTCTCGTTTTCGATAATTTTGAGAAACTGGAGAAAACTCGAGTGTTAATCGTGATGGACACGACATCATAACGCTCCGGCTCTATTCACCATAACGTGCGCGCGGCGAGAGTCGCGAGACCCTAGCCGAAGAATTATAGTGGCGCCTCAGATATGAACGATGATGGAGGCGGAGAACGCGGAGAGCTGGTTTCCTCTGACAGAAAACGGGTCCACAAGTTTAAACGCCTCGAACTTGGGTTTCCTAAACGCGTCGTCTCCGGTGGGTCTGTGGGGTGATGCTCAGGATAAAGAGGTGACGCGGCTGGAGGAGATCCTGCACGCGCAGGAAAGAGCCTACAAAGATTTCACCACCACCATTCAAGTTTTCATCCTCATCGGCTCCCTTTTCGGTAAGTAGTCTATACAAACACGACAATGAAAATGTTTGGCTGTTCGTCAGCAAATGTGTGGGGGCTGCACTAAtctctaaatatattttaataaaacaaacaatcacATTTAACTGGTTAATTGAGGTGATAAACTGCATTATCCAATATAAGGCTATTAGCCAATTGCACTGCACATCTGAATGAATATACACTCTCAAGGTTGAAATTTAACAAACATGATCATAGGCTACATATTTTCCGTGATGAATTACATTTTACCAGATATTACAGTATATGTTCAGATCATTTTTGTAATTGTAAACAAAGGCTGTTCATTACTGAGCATTCACTGAGAGACAGGTGTTGTAATATGTAATGCTGCTGCAAGTTTTTGTTTTCACAGtctgtacactgtaaaatcaAGGTGtccatttaaacattatttaataaagGTAACATTTTGAAATCTGTTCCttgaataatttttttacttaaatattaaaaacaatcaaGATTTTTTAGTGTTAATTACTCAAAATGCACAATTTATAATGGGAGAAATGCCCATCCAAGCCTTTGTTTGAATAATTTATGCTTGGTCAAAGCATGAGAATTTATGAGAGGAATTAAATACTTGTTATTAAGAATTTaaagagggttttttttcatCACTGGTGTTgatcaaaataactgttttgtgtgattttttcttttgtaaccTGTTGAATATACTTCTCTGCCATGAAGGTGCATATCAGAAGTGCAGTTTTAGGTTCATTTCTTTCGAGAACgagttttattaaattattgaaattattGACCTCAGCTCTATTCTGCATATATATCTATAATATGCAGTAATATTACTATCTTTCTTAAATAAAACTACAAGGTGTTCATTGCAAGTTGCTGATTCTTAACTTAATTTACAACAGACATCTCTATTAATCTATAGATTTTTACATTATCACTAGTCACCTGGAGAACTTTTTCTgagatttaaattattttgatgacAATTAATGCTGTTGCTGATGCTTTGTGCAAACGACTTATTGTCACTAAAAGCAAAACTTTTGAAACTTAGAAAATGTATTAGATAATAGCACTAATCAAATGATTCGCCATGGCCGAGATGTTTCCTGGAAAATGTGTTAAGATGACTTTGTGAATTCTTACACGTTGCAGCAACATGATTATCATATAGAAGCCATTGACAATGTGACAAATCAGGAGCAAAGAAACTATAGAGGTTGTTTTTGCTGGGTTCATTGCTTCAGTCGATACAAACAGTAATGTTTCTACAATCAGTATGATGTCACATGGCAGGTTTCTAAGGAAAATTTTTACTACATGGCAGCCACTCACTAATGCTTAGGACAGAAAAAAGCCAAATTACACAGAAGGCTGTTTACACAGATTAGGTGCTGTGGAACACGATTGATAATCTTATCTTCCTGAATGTGTTTTCACACCATACTGTGCCAATGGAGGTGATGCGAGATT
This genomic window from Chanodichthys erythropterus isolate Z2021 chromosome 4, ASM2448905v1, whole genome shotgun sequence contains:
- the LOC137018414 gene encoding acyl-coenzyme A thioesterase 5-like, whose amino-acid sequence is MFSVLKYVFTPFARNALAKLHYSSGVSIRLLPSYKCSFEDPVHVTVSGLNPQQRVDLRSKITDENGLVFKASATYKADGSGQVDLNRDPSLGGSFTGVEPMGLFWALKADVVSCKFALTDVTRPALVDIECVSDDKVIAKVTNERHCMTDGVRRIPVTEGRIRGTLFMPPGKGPFPGILDTNVFRGAPFELRAALLAKRGFAVFALAFQGYQDLPKKADRFHLEYFEEGIDFLRQQPEVKDQKIGLVSISKSGDLALSMATFLPGISATIWINGCNANTMVPLYYKDICVPPLMFDVKRSKMTPSGLVDIGDVMNDPMSKEGLPSVIPIERASGNFMFIMSEADRNWPSAYYAKLACDRLEAHRKHNYELVRYEKAGHFIEVPYMPFCLANYHGVANQVVLFGGEPKAHSEAQLDAWPRMVNFLKNHLAAAEHNCRSML